The Planococcus versutus genome contains a region encoding:
- a CDS encoding tartrate dehydrogenase encodes MKAFKIAVLPGDGIGPEVTKEAVKVLEAINQQNSTFAIEFKEFEWGSEYYLANGQMMPDDGLDQLKNFDAILFGAVGDKRVPDRVTIWELIMPIRKNFQQYVNMRPIKRLAGIESLLKNEQAIDFMVFRENAEGEYSNIGGRLYEQQSQEMAIQNTVITKQGVERIAKYAFEYAEKHNKSKVTSATKSNAIIHSMKLWDEVVESVAKDYGNIELESNFIDALAAYFVMRPESFEVVVASNLFGDILTDLGAALVGGMGMSPSGNINPEKEFPSMFEAIHGSAPDIAGKGIANPIAQIWSAALMLEHLGRPDLSVAIVKAIEQVIQERNVLTPDLGGTSTTQEVGSAIAEKVKHLV; translated from the coding sequence ATGAAAGCATTTAAAATAGCGGTCTTACCAGGAGATGGCATTGGTCCAGAGGTTACAAAAGAAGCCGTAAAAGTATTAGAAGCGATCAATCAACAAAATTCTACATTCGCGATTGAATTTAAAGAATTTGAATGGGGTAGCGAATATTATTTGGCTAACGGTCAAATGATGCCTGATGATGGACTCGATCAACTAAAGAATTTTGATGCTATTTTGTTTGGTGCAGTTGGAGACAAGCGCGTACCAGATAGAGTGACCATATGGGAATTGATTATGCCGATTCGCAAAAACTTTCAGCAGTATGTTAATATGCGACCAATAAAACGACTAGCCGGCATTGAGTCTTTATTGAAAAACGAACAAGCGATTGATTTTATGGTGTTTCGCGAAAATGCGGAAGGCGAATATTCGAATATCGGAGGTCGTTTATACGAACAACAATCGCAAGAAATGGCCATTCAAAATACGGTTATTACAAAACAAGGTGTCGAACGTATCGCAAAATATGCATTTGAATATGCCGAAAAACATAACAAATCTAAAGTGACAAGTGCAACAAAATCCAACGCGATTATTCATTCAATGAAACTCTGGGATGAAGTTGTGGAAAGTGTCGCCAAAGATTATGGAAACATTGAACTTGAAAGCAATTTTATTGATGCGTTGGCAGCTTATTTTGTCATGCGACCCGAATCGTTTGAAGTAGTAGTTGCATCAAATTTGTTTGGTGATATTTTAACAGACCTTGGTGCTGCTTTAGTAGGAGGAATGGGGATGTCACCATCTGGAAATATCAATCCCGAAAAGGAATTCCCTTCTATGTTTGAAGCGATTCATGGCTCAGCACCTGATATTGCAGGTAAAGGAATTGCCAACCCAATCGCACAAATATGGTCAGCTGCCTTGATGCTTGAACATTTAGGGCGACCTGATCTGTCAGTAGCGATTGTTAAAGCGATTGAACAAGTTATTCAAGAAAGAAACGTACTAACACCCGACTTAGGAGGCACTTCAACAACTCAAGAAGTTGGCTCGGCAATTGCAGAAAAAGTGAAGCACTTAGTATAA
- a CDS encoding SDR family NAD(P)-dependent oxidoreductase: MELAKKVAIVTGAGGGMGKVVVEQFLERGASVGAIDLHIDGLEDLAGKYPQQLVVIQCNLTDEKSVEHAIKKTAENLGRIDILANVAGIAQAATDIEHVSLADWERIMAINSTAVFLTSRAVVPYMKQQKSGSIINIASVSVDRPRPGLNAYVASKGATISLTKALAIELAPYNIRVNAINPGPADTKMLGEFTASGSDEGDTKENIFRKSVPLGELITPEAIANCVLYLSSDLAKMMTGSVVNVDGGRGI; encoded by the coding sequence ATGGAACTAGCAAAAAAAGTAGCAATTGTTACCGGTGCCGGTGGAGGTATGGGCAAAGTAGTGGTTGAACAATTTCTTGAGCGAGGTGCAAGTGTAGGTGCGATTGATTTACATATTGATGGACTCGAGGACTTAGCAGGGAAATATCCACAGCAGTTAGTCGTTATTCAATGCAATTTGACTGACGAGAAAAGTGTAGAACATGCCATTAAAAAAACTGCTGAGAATTTGGGACGAATTGATATTTTAGCGAATGTTGCAGGAATAGCGCAAGCTGCTACGGATATTGAACATGTTTCGTTAGCCGATTGGGAGCGCATCATGGCGATTAATTCCACGGCAGTATTTTTAACTTCTCGAGCGGTCGTTCCGTATATGAAACAACAAAAGAGCGGCTCTATTATTAATATTGCTTCAGTTTCTGTAGACCGACCACGCCCAGGTCTGAATGCTTATGTAGCTTCTAAAGGTGCAACGATTTCTTTGACAAAAGCGTTAGCAATCGAACTAGCTCCCTATAACATAAGAGTAAATGCCATCAACCCAGGTCCAGCTGATACGAAAATGCTTGGTGAATTTACAGCATCTGGCAGCGATGAAGGAGATACAAAAGAAAATATATTCCGTAAGTCTGTACCATTAGGGGAATTGATTACACCTGAAGCAATTGCGAACTGTGTGTTATACCTCAGTTCTGATTTAGCGAAAATGATGACGGGCAGCGTAGTAAATGTTGACGGAGGCCGCGGAATCTGA
- a CDS encoding aldehyde dehydrogenase family protein, whose protein sequence is MEKQQMYVNGKWIGSVGKQWIKTKNPATGEVLAEVPRGTKEDVDAAVKVARETFESEEWQSFLPIERGRILHKVADALRADAEKIALLETLDTGKPLTQARKDVEAAALYFEYYAGMADKIFGETIPVQPGILDYTLREPIGVTAHIVPWNYPLQILSRSTAAAIATGNTIVAKPAEDTPLTAIKLAEILDGTHLPKGVFNLVTGYGAEAGAAISEHPGVDHITFTGSVQTGSAVMMGAAKNVKPVTLELGGKSPNIIFEDCDQEEAADWAVRSIIQNAGQTCSAGSRLLVQQSIKDEFLKKVTVKMAAIQIGKGIDDLDLGPILNEKQFERILEFMTVAREEGATFLTGGEREKKAGLEHGYFFQPTVIDGLAPGSYVAQEEIFAPVVVAFSFETEQQAVELANGTDYGLVAGIWTKDGARAHRVASKIRAGQIFINNYGAGGGVQMPFGGYKKSGFGREKGLEALRNYTILKNVALKY, encoded by the coding sequence GTGGAAAAACAGCAAATGTATGTGAATGGAAAATGGATAGGTAGTGTAGGGAAACAATGGATCAAAACAAAAAACCCTGCGACAGGCGAAGTTTTGGCAGAAGTACCAAGAGGGACAAAAGAAGATGTGGATGCTGCTGTAAAAGTAGCTCGCGAAACCTTTGAGTCTGAAGAATGGCAATCCTTTTTGCCAATTGAAAGAGGACGGATTCTACACAAAGTAGCGGATGCCTTGCGAGCAGATGCAGAAAAAATTGCATTGCTTGAAACATTAGATACAGGTAAGCCATTAACACAGGCGCGAAAAGATGTTGAAGCGGCTGCTTTGTATTTTGAATACTATGCTGGAATGGCGGATAAAATCTTCGGAGAAACGATTCCAGTTCAACCTGGCATTCTTGACTACACATTGCGTGAACCGATTGGTGTCACTGCTCACATTGTGCCATGGAATTACCCATTGCAAATTCTTTCTCGTTCAACAGCAGCAGCAATTGCAACAGGCAATACAATTGTAGCAAAACCAGCAGAAGACACACCACTAACCGCAATTAAATTAGCAGAAATTTTAGATGGAACGCATTTACCAAAAGGTGTCTTCAATTTAGTGACAGGTTATGGCGCTGAAGCAGGAGCCGCAATTTCTGAACATCCGGGTGTTGACCACATTACATTTACAGGCTCTGTACAAACAGGTTCAGCCGTCATGATGGGAGCAGCAAAAAACGTTAAACCTGTAACCTTAGAACTTGGCGGAAAATCACCAAACATTATTTTTGAAGATTGTGACCAAGAAGAAGCGGCAGATTGGGCAGTTCGTTCAATTATTCAAAATGCTGGGCAAACCTGTTCGGCAGGCTCTCGTCTTTTGGTGCAACAATCAATTAAAGACGAGTTTTTAAAAAAAGTTACAGTCAAAATGGCCGCAATCCAAATTGGTAAAGGGATAGATGATTTAGATTTAGGTCCGATATTAAATGAAAAACAATTTGAACGCATTCTTGAATTTATGACCGTTGCACGTGAAGAAGGAGCTACATTTTTAACCGGTGGCGAGCGTGAAAAAAAAGCTGGGCTTGAACACGGCTACTTTTTCCAACCAACAGTAATCGATGGATTAGCACCCGGAAGTTATGTAGCGCAAGAAGAAATTTTTGCACCAGTTGTAGTAGCGTTTTCATTTGAAACTGAGCAGCAAGCAGTTGAGTTAGCCAATGGAACAGATTACGGATTAGTAGCAGGCATTTGGACGAAAGACGGAGCACGAGCACATCGAGTCGCAAGTAAAATTCGTGCAGGTCAAATTTTTATTAATAACTACGGTGCGGGTGGTGGTGTGCAAATGCCATTCGGAGGATACAAAAAAAGTGGATTTGGACGTGAAAAAGGTCTCGAAGCTTTACGCAACTATACAATTTTGAAAAATGTTGCGTTGAAATACTAA
- a CDS encoding nicotinate phosphoribosyltransferase: MNKHYADDSLALHTDLYQINMSESYWADGMHERKAVFELFFRKLPFGNGYAIFAGLERVLDYLKNFKFTDSDLAYLQEELEYKEDFIDYLRTVRFTGDVYSVAEGELVFQNEALIRVEAPLVEAQLIETALLNIVNYQTLIATKASRIKQIVKNERVMEFGTRRAQEMDAAIWGSRAAFIGGLEATSNARAGKKFGIPVAGTHAHSLVQAYKDEYEAFHSYAKRHKNCVFLVDTYDTLKSGLPIAIKVAKELGDKINFQGIRLDSGDIAFLSKEARKMLDAAGFPDTEIVVSNDLDEYTILNLKAQGARVDAWGIGTKLITAYDQPALGAVYKLVAIENDNGELEDTIKISGNAEKVTTPGLKNVYRIIDKENGKSEGDYIAMHDENPASQERLKMFHPVHTFVSKFVTNFEAINIHHQVIEKGQVIYKNPSIQEMQNYAVQNMDLLWDEYKRSLNPEEYPVDLSQKCWDNKMKNIQEVRDAVHDFTGE; the protein is encoded by the coding sequence ATGAATAAGCATTATGCAGATGATAGTTTAGCGCTACATACAGATTTATATCAAATCAACATGTCGGAGTCTTATTGGGCAGATGGAATGCATGAGCGGAAAGCTGTCTTTGAACTATTTTTCCGGAAACTGCCTTTTGGTAATGGCTACGCAATATTTGCTGGATTAGAACGCGTATTAGACTACTTAAAAAATTTTAAATTTACAGATAGTGACTTGGCCTATCTTCAAGAAGAACTTGAGTATAAGGAAGATTTCATCGATTATTTGCGAACTGTCCGATTTACAGGAGATGTCTATTCGGTGGCAGAAGGGGAACTTGTTTTTCAAAATGAAGCATTGATTCGTGTTGAAGCTCCTCTAGTAGAAGCGCAATTGATTGAAACGGCACTTTTGAACATTGTTAATTACCAAACGTTAATTGCGACAAAAGCAAGTCGGATTAAACAAATTGTAAAAAATGAACGCGTAATGGAATTTGGAACACGACGTGCACAAGAAATGGATGCTGCTATTTGGGGATCGCGTGCTGCTTTTATTGGCGGACTTGAAGCGACCAGCAATGCACGTGCTGGGAAAAAATTTGGTATTCCAGTAGCCGGTACGCATGCACATTCATTAGTTCAAGCTTATAAAGACGAGTATGAGGCATTCCATTCCTATGCGAAACGGCATAAAAACTGTGTCTTTTTAGTAGACACATACGATACTTTAAAATCAGGATTGCCAATTGCGATTAAAGTGGCAAAAGAATTAGGTGACAAAATTAATTTCCAAGGAATTCGATTAGATAGTGGTGATATTGCGTTTTTATCAAAAGAAGCACGCAAAATGCTTGATGCCGCTGGTTTTCCAGATACAGAAATCGTTGTCTCGAACGATTTGGATGAATACACAATTTTAAACTTAAAAGCCCAAGGTGCCCGTGTCGACGCATGGGGAATTGGTACGAAATTAATAACGGCTTATGATCAACCTGCATTAGGAGCGGTTTATAAATTGGTAGCTATAGAAAATGACAATGGCGAACTAGAAGACACAATTAAAATTTCTGGAAATGCTGAAAAAGTTACGACGCCAGGACTGAAAAACGTTTACCGGATTATCGACAAAGAAAATGGCAAATCAGAGGGTGATTATATTGCGATGCATGATGAAAACCCAGCTTCACAAGAGCGACTGAAAATGTTCCATCCGGTTCATACATTTGTTTCGAAGTTTGTGACGAATTTTGAAGCGATTAATATTCATCACCAAGTTATTGAAAAAGGTCAAGTTATTTATAAAAATCCAAGTATTCAAGAAATGCAAAACTATGCAGTTCAAAATATGGATTTGCTATGGGACGAATACAAACGGTCATTAAATCCTGAAGAATACCCAGTTGATCTGAGTCAGAAATGTTGGGACAATAAAATGAAAAATATTCAGGAAGTAAGAGATGCCGTGCACGATTTTACTGGAGAATAG